The Chloroflexus aggregans DSM 9485 genome segment GCCTTGCCCGTCAAGAACAGTTGATGGCGGAGGTGATCCGCGGAAAACAGGCAGAAGCTGAAGCTGAACGAGCACGTGCAGCGGCTGAGGCAGCCAGCCAAGCCAAGAGTGCATTCCTTGCGACTATGAGCCACGAGCTACGCACACCATTGAATGCGATCCTCGGGTATGCTCAATTACTCCATATCCAAAAGGTTGTCCCCGACAGTCATCAGCCATACCTCGAACGCATTCTAACTTCTGGCCGTCATCTGTTGTCACTTATTAGTAACGTGCTCGATTTCGCCCGTATCGAACAAGGTGCGCTCGATCTTGATTATCGACCGGTGGAGGTGGCAGCTCTGGTTGAAGAGGTTGTGTCAATGACGTTGCCTTTGGCTCAACGTCATCACAATCGAATAGAAACTGATTGCCCACCCGAGATCGGCGTCATCGAAACCGATGGCCGCCGATTACGGCAAGTGTTGATTAATCTGTTGAGTAATGCCGCAAAGTTTACCGAAGACGGTCTTATCCGGCTCGAAGTAACCGCCATCCAGCACAACGGTCGAGACGGTCTGCGTTTTGCCGTCCATGATACCGGGATCGGTATTCCGCCCGACAAACAACACAAACTCTTCCAGCCCTTTAGCCAAGTTGACGATTCGGTCACCCGCCGCTATGAAGGTACCGGCCTCGGCTTGGCCCTCAGCAAGCAGATCGTCGAAGCCCTCGGTGGCACCATTACCGTGCAGAGTACGGTGGGTGTTGGCTCGACCTTTTCCGTCTGGATCCCGGTAGTTCCGGTGCCAACATCTTCGCGCGCATCGTTCTTAACTCCAATGCAACTCGCAGGAGATGTCGCATGAGCTTTATCTTAATCGTCGACGATAACTTCGATAATCGCCATATTCTCGGCCAAATGCTCAGTTTCAGCGGATTTCCCGTTGAGATGGCAGCAAATGCACTCACAGCAATCAACATCGCTCGCCAACGGCGTCCTAGTCTCATCTTAATGGATTTGTCGATGCCCGGACTCGATGGATGGACGGCCACCGAATACGTTAAAAACGACCCCGATCTCCGCGATATTCCGGTGGTCGCCGTCAGTGGTCACGTCACCCGCAATGACATTGAGCGAGCTAAACGTGCCGGATGTGTAGAGTTTTTAGCCAAACCGATTGATTATGACCAGCTCGTGACCATTGCCCGTCGCTACGTCCAACATAACTCAACATAACCGACCAAAGTCGGAATGTACAGACGCGACGAGACGACCTCGGCGCGTTCTCGTTTGGATAAATCTGAGGTACCATACCATTAGAGCGGTGGATCGTTCCCGTTTTTGCTCCATTGCACGCATAAAAGCGGTTCCTTACTTCGCGGTACAACGACTGCTCACACGCCCTTCGCGCTTACGTGCTTAGCAGTGCTAAGCCTAGAAGATGGTGGTATGGACCCTAACCTGCTTCCGCTCATTACCTGCCCGCACCACCCTACCGTCACCTTAACGGTCGAGCAAATCGAGCATGCGAACGATGGCACTATCGAACGCGGTTATCTGCGCTGTCCACACTGTACGAGAAGGTATCCGATCACTGAGGGGATTCTTGACGTGCTCGGTACTCAATGGCCCACAAGTATCGCGCAGTTGGTAAACGAATTGCCACCGGCGGCATGGGCGTATGAACGAACGTGGCGACCTCTCGCCCTCAGCCTCCTCAGTGGAGAGCAATTTCCGCTTGAACGCGAGCTAAACCTGATCACCGAATTGGCCGGTGTCGAGCGTGGTGGCCTGATAATCGATGTGGGATGTAGTAATGGTCTGTATGCCCGAGCCTTGGCCCACGCTTGCCGTCACCACGGCGCAAATGGGTTTGTCGTCGGGATCGATCTTAGTCGCCCGATGTTACGCGAAGCCCGCATACGTGCCCGCGCGCAAAAGCTGAACATCAGCTTCATTCGTGCCAGTGCCCAAGCCTTACCGTTTGCCGATAGCTCGGCCAACGTGTTGGTGATGGGCGGCTCCCTCAACGAAATCGGCGACATCGCGGCTGCCTTGGCCGAATGGCGCCGCTTGATAACCCCTGATGGTCGTGGCGTGCTCATGAGTCTGGCTGCAGCCCCTACATCCGGTGGGCGCTTGCTCCAGTCACTGCTCAGTACCGGTGGCCTCCAATTCCCCACTATCACCGAACTTAACCGGGCTTTCGCCGACGCCGGCCTCTACGTGCGTGATCAATGGCAATACGGGATTGTGGTATTTAGTGTCGTGCAGGTATTTGACGAGATGGCCTAATTGTGCTATATTCAGTCTTGCTGCGCGGTGCCTGTAGCTCAATGGCAGAGCGCCTGACTGTGGATCAGGAAGTTGTGGGTTCGAGCCCCATCAGGCACCCCACAAATAAAGCCGGGTAAATAGCCCGGCTTTTTGTTCGTCATCCTATGGCTAAGACATCGTTTCCCTTCGCCAACGGTCGCGTCGTTCTGATGGACTCGATCTCGTACATTGATGAGAACGACCGCAACGCATGTATCATCAGCGGTTCGCATGGTGGTGTTAGTTCGGCACGTTACGCACTTGCCATACCACCGGTTGGTGTCGTGTTTAACGATGCCGGAATTGGCAAAGATCACGCCGGTATTGCCGGCTTGCACCTCCTCGATACAGCGCACATCCCGGCGATGGCTGTCGCCCACACCTCAGCCCGAATTGGCGACGCGACCGATACGTGGCACTGCGGTATCATCAGTGCCGTGAACCAGGCCGCCGCTGCTTGCGGCATTACGGTGGGTATGCACGTTCAAACTGCTGCCACCTATGTTCTGCAACGGCAAGACCGGTCTTCGTAGGCGAGAACGATGCACTTACAAGCACTACACACCACTACCCATTTTCACCACCGACACGCCCGCCTCCAAACACGGCAACACCACGTGATCCCAAATTAGCCCGTCTCGCCATGTGTGAACGCGGTATTGCCCTCTTTGCCCGTGTGTCCGGCACAGACCCAAACGCTGATTGTAAGCTGCGCGACTATTGTAGATGCATTCGCTGCGCAAGGGTGATAACTCACACGATTGGCACGTTCCTGAGAGCAGATTATCGAACGGTGATCGTGCCCGGTCAGGTTGATAGAAACCGGATTCGGGTCCTACCGGCTTGACCCACGTCTACATGGTGTGGTACATTCATTTTGTGAACAATTTCACCAGAAAGAAAGCGAACGATGCCTTCGCCCAACCAAACTGCCCCACAACCGGCAACCCGTCCACGGGTTGTCATCGTTGGCGCCGGATTCGGCGGATTAGCCGCCGCTCGTACCCTCGCCAATGCACCGGTTGAGGTCTTGCTTATCAACCGCACCAACTATCACGGCTTCTGGCCGTTGCTTTACCAGGTTGCTACAGCGGGTCTTGAACCCGAATCAATTGCGTATCCGGTACGCGCCATCTTGCGCCGCTATCGCAACGCAAACTTTCTGCTCGCCGAAGTGCAAGGTGTCGACTTTACCCGCCGCTGTGTCCAGACCGATGTCGGCGAGATAAGCTACGATTACCTCATCCTGGCTGCGGGCAGCACGACTAACTTCTTTGGCAATAATCAGATTGCACGTTATGCGTTGGGCATGAAAGACCTTGACGAAGCACAACGCCTGCGCAATCACGTCCTCCTCTGCTGTGAGCGTGCCGCAGTCGAGAGTGACCCAACACGGCGTGCTGCGTTACTGACCTTTGCCGTTGTTGGTGGTGGGCCAACCGGGGTCGAGCTAGCCGGTGCTTTCATCGAGCTGATTCGACACGTCATTCGCCGCGATTATCCGATGCTCGATACCCGACAGGCCCGGGTCGTGCTGATCGAGGCAACCAACCATATCCTCGCTTCATTTCCTGAGTCGCTCCAACACGCGGCCCTACAACGCCTCCGGCAGATGGGTGTCGAGGTACGCCTCCAGACGCAAGTAGCCGACGCTCATCACGATGGCTTGACCTTCCGCGACGGCTCATTTTTGCCGGCTGCGACGGTCGTGTGGGCCACCGGCGTGCGCGGCGCACCTCTCGCCGATGCGCTCGGCGTGACGCTCGGTCGTGGTGCGCGTGTAGTCGTGACACCACACCTAACGCTACCGGCGGACGAGCGAGTTTTCGTAGTCGGCGATATGGCGTATTTGGAAGGATACCGTCCGGGTGTTGCCTATCCAATGGTCGCACCGGTTGCGATCCAAATGGGTGAACAGGCCGCTCGTAATATTATCGCCCAGCTCAACCATCAACCGATGCTGCCGTTTCACTACATCGATAAAGGGCAGATGGCAACGATCGGACGCAGTGCAGCCGTGCTTGATGCCTTCGGTATCCGATTGAGCGGTTGGTTAGCTTGGGTCGGCTGGCTGTTTGTGCATCTCATAGCACTGGTCGGCTTTCGTAATCGAGTCTTAGTATTGCTGAATTGGGCGTACAGCTACTTTACCTATGACCGTGGGGTGCGCCTCATTTTTGGAGTTGGCGCTGAAAGGCAGCCCGCTGTCGTCGAATATGATGAGGTCAATGACCATTAATCATCTTCCAGACGAGGCGGGTTGAACACCCCCCTTGCCTCGCAACCTTACCTATCATCACGCTTGCCCACCATAAAGACCGTGGTGGTATCGGATAGTTCATCCCACGCCAACCGTCCCTCTTGGTTATCCAACATTAACAACACTGCCGTAATTAGATACGGTGGCATACCCGCGTTAAAATACGAACCTGCCGTAATATTTACCAGCAAAAACAGAGCCAACGCTGCACTCTGCCGCACCCCCTTACCGGTCAACATGCTTATCGCAACAATCACCTGCCCTATCGTCAAAATCCACGCAATCGGGCGATAGAACGGTATCGCAAAATGACGAAGATACGCGGCACTAAAGCTGTTGGGATCGATCTCGGTCAATCGTTGCTCAAAATGCTCACGCATGATCGGCGTGGTCATCCAACCACGTGTAATTTTATGGTAAGCTCCGTAGGCAAATGTCGCCCCAAACGCATAGCGCAACAATACAATACCAATCCGCGCCACCCGTCGTAGTATAAGCGAGGGTTTCATCGTCAGTGCTCCTCTATCAATCGCTCACATAGAGATCGCCGTTGTCACCCGAGATGATGGCTCCCCATAGCAGTAGCCGTAACCTACTGTCGTGATTGACTGTTGTCTAAAGTATAACACTTTCTTACAAAAATTGTGTTTATATGTCATTAAAGGGTGCTGAGGGTCTGCCCGAATGAATGCCAGAAGCAGCCTACCTTGACCTGTCTCATTCCGCACACGCTGCCACAGTGTAGCTATCGTTGCCTTAATATTTGATGAGAAAACCGTCGCCCTTATCACACACTCCGGTATCATGTCAAGGGAATCACGAATTTGCGATGAGGTAATGAGGCGACTATGACAATCCGACGTACCGTACTGATCCTTGGTGTAATCATCATCCTTGCGCTTGGCGGTTTAGCGATCTATGTGTTTCGTCCACCGGAAGCGGCAAGTGGTCCAATAGAGGCAGTACCGTTAGTTTTGCCAACTGCCGTACCGACGGCCACCGCTCCCACAACAGAACCGGTTGCCACCCCACCTGCGGGCACAACCGACGCCTCACCCGCCGCAACGCCGACCACTCTCCCCAACCAAGCGGTATTACAGCTCTTTGCAATCGATCAAAATCGATCCGAAGCCCGCTTCTTAATCGACGAGGTATTGCGTGGGCGCCCGGTGACAGTGGTTGGCGTCACCAATCAAGTGGCCGGCCAGATCGCTCTCGATCCAAATGTACCAAGCGCAGCGCAAGTAGGGGTCATTCAGATTAATGCACGCACCTTAGCTACCGATAACGAGTTTCGCAATCGGGCAATTAAAAATGCAATTCTGCGCACCAATCAGTTTGAATTCATCACATTTACTCCACGTACAATCAATGGCTTACCGGAGAGTGTTACCATCGGTGTGCCGTTTGAATTTACCATTGAAGGTGATTTAACTATCACCGATGTCACACGGCC includes the following:
- a CDS encoding sensor histidine kinase, which translates into the protein MRFPIRLKLLGALAIDLVLMMVLGYFATHQMATMNERAVFIERHTIPSLDTVGDMVAAINRYRTRQLEFLIYTNHGDRERLLEHMHALEYEMATYFTTYRPLISSAREQEHLAAVEAAWHEVVQANHGRFIPAVRLVSDGSVQPFYSRMNPFYEKLDQAMTALVQENKQQARASLDVVAASYEAARTFILFDTVMAIIISAVIGLFLSARIARRLQRLAQAANRVAAGNFVGAINERIRDEIGDLAQAFDQMLASLRSQRAELEERNCALQDSLARQEQLMAEVIRGKQAEAEAERARAAAEAASQAKSAFLATMSHELRTPLNAILGYAQLLHIQKVVPDSHQPYLERILTSGRHLLSLISNVLDFARIEQGALDLDYRPVEVAALVEEVVSMTLPLAQRHHNRIETDCPPEIGVIETDGRRLRQVLINLLSNAAKFTEDGLIRLEVTAIQHNGRDGLRFAVHDTGIGIPPDKQHKLFQPFSQVDDSVTRRYEGTGLGLALSKQIVEALGGTITVQSTVGVGSTFSVWIPVVPVPTSSRASFLTPMQLAGDVA
- a CDS encoding response regulator; amino-acid sequence: MSFILIVDDNFDNRHILGQMLSFSGFPVEMAANALTAINIARQRRPSLILMDLSMPGLDGWTATEYVKNDPDLRDIPVVAVSGHVTRNDIERAKRAGCVEFLAKPIDYDQLVTIARRYVQHNST
- a CDS encoding methyltransferase domain-containing protein — encoded protein: MDPNLLPLITCPHHPTVTLTVEQIEHANDGTIERGYLRCPHCTRRYPITEGILDVLGTQWPTSIAQLVNELPPAAWAYERTWRPLALSLLSGEQFPLERELNLITELAGVERGGLIIDVGCSNGLYARALAHACRHHGANGFVVGIDLSRPMLREARIRARAQKLNISFIRASAQALPFADSSANVLVMGGSLNEIGDIAAALAEWRRLITPDGRGVLMSLAAAPTSGGRLLQSLLSTGGLQFPTITELNRAFADAGLYVRDQWQYGIVVFSVVQVFDEMA
- a CDS encoding NAD(P)/FAD-dependent oxidoreductase, with product MPSPNQTAPQPATRPRVVIVGAGFGGLAAARTLANAPVEVLLINRTNYHGFWPLLYQVATAGLEPESIAYPVRAILRRYRNANFLLAEVQGVDFTRRCVQTDVGEISYDYLILAAGSTTNFFGNNQIARYALGMKDLDEAQRLRNHVLLCCERAAVESDPTRRAALLTFAVVGGGPTGVELAGAFIELIRHVIRRDYPMLDTRQARVVLIEATNHILASFPESLQHAALQRLRQMGVEVRLQTQVADAHHDGLTFRDGSFLPAATVVWATGVRGAPLADALGVTLGRGARVVVTPHLTLPADERVFVVGDMAYLEGYRPGVAYPMVAPVAIQMGEQAARNIIAQLNHQPMLPFHYIDKGQMATIGRSAAVLDAFGIRLSGWLAWVGWLFVHLIALVGFRNRVLVLLNWAYSYFTYDRGVRLIFGVGAERQPAVVEYDEVNDH
- a CDS encoding MauE/DoxX family redox-associated membrane protein — translated: MKPSLILRRVARIGIVLLRYAFGATFAYGAYHKITRGWMTTPIMREHFEQRLTEIDPNSFSAAYLRHFAIPFYRPIAWILTIGQVIVAISMLTGKGVRQSAALALFLLVNITAGSYFNAGMPPYLITAVLLMLDNQEGRLAWDELSDTTTVFMVGKRDDR
- a CDS encoding YceI family protein, whose amino-acid sequence is MTIRRTVLILGVIIILALGGLAIYVFRPPEAASGPIEAVPLVLPTAVPTATAPTTEPVATPPAGTTDASPAATPTTLPNQAVLQLFAIDQNRSEARFLIDEVLRGRPVTVVGVTNQVAGQIALDPNVPSAAQVGVIQINARTLATDNEFRNRAIKNAILRTNQFEFITFTPRTINGLPESVTIGVPFEFTIEGDLTITDVTRPVTFTVTVTPMSPTEISGLAQTTILYRDFNLTIPDSPSVDTVADEVRLELEFVATLIG